Genomic DNA from uncultured Acetobacterium sp.:
AAATGAAAAGATCATGTTTTTGGGTGATCATGTATTATTTGACATTACCCCGAATATTACCGCCTGGCCTGATATAGAAGATTCATTGGGTGACTATTTAAAAAGCCTGGATAGCATTGGTGATTATGATATTAAGGTGCCACTTCCGGCTCATCGGAAGGTGGAAATCAGTGTTTATGAGCGAATTGACCAATTAAAACAACACCATGAAGAACGATTGGCGGAAATCATCGACATTATTAAAAATAAAGATGATCAGAACGCCTATGTGATAGCAAGTCAACTGAAATGGTCGATGCGGGGCAAAGACTGGAGCGAATTTCCGATTCAGCAACAGTGGTTTGCGGTGGGTGAAACCATGTCACACCTGGACTATCTGCGCAAAAAAGGACTCATCTATCAGATTGAAAAAAAACAATCGATCAGTTATCAAATTACAACAGCATTAACGGAGAAAAAAGATGATAAAAAATAAGAAAAACCGTGATGTTTTTAAGAAGACGCGACTCCCTAATCTGTTGGACACATTAATTATACTGTTTGGTGAAATTAAAGGACGGTTTTATTACAATAAAGCCGTTATTATTTTTGAGTATGAACTTCAAAACATCGATGACCGCGGAAATAAAACCATTAGCAAGCATCTAAGAACGTCCATATTACCTGGTTATGCCTGTTATCATGCCCTGATTGAATGCGGACTTGCCTGGGAAGTGGCCTTTGCCATTGTTGAAGAAGAAATTGCTGAGTCAGCCTTGAGGATGCGGAAAATATCGGAAATAGTCAGTGAACTGCCTTTTGGTTATGCTTTATTCAAATTAGTAATGAAACCAATGTTGAAACGAGGCTATCCAAAAGAAGGATGGACTATTAAATGGAAAGAGTTTAGCCGGAATCGGGTATATTTTCATATCACTTCCTGTTTGTATTGCGAGGAACTTTCAAAAAGAGACGCGCTGGAACTTTGTCCGGCTTTTTGCAACTCAGAGCATGTTGTCTATGATCCTTTAACCCCAAGGGTTGTTTTTCAACGAAAGTGGACCCTGGCAGCAGGGAATGAGTTGTGTGATTTCTGTTTTAAAAATGGAAAACACGTACGATGAATACTAAAATTAGTTTATTTAAAAACTAAGCAAAAATGAAAATAGCGAAAAAAAGCTCAGGAGCGCAACTTTCTGAGTCTTTTTATGTGTGCTTTTAACAGCAGTCTATTTTAATTTTTCAACCATTTCCAGCACTTCCCACAGTGATTTTCCTGATTCCTGAGCGATCTTTTTAACATCTTCATATTCCGGAGTGGCCCGTTTAATATCACCGTGCTGGGAGATTTTGATGGTCACTTCACCCAGAGGCGTAGCGATTTTCTTGAAATGACGATGCATACAGGTGCGTTCCACCGGATATTTGCGAATCCCAATGGTGGAGGTTTCTTTTAAAATGAGTTCCTCAATCAAGGGCAGGTTGGCTTCACTGGATAAGACCGTCAGATGAATGCCGGGGCGGTTTTTCTTCATGTAAACCGGGGTATAGAAAGCATCCAGGGCGCCGTTTTGGAGTAATATTTCCAGCACATAGCCGGCCATTTCACCGGTCATGTCATCGACATTGGTTTCAATCACCATAATGGTGTTTGATTCGGATTTGCGGCCTTGAATGATTCTCAGAGCATTCAACACCCCGAAATCTTTTCCGCCAAAGCCGTAGCCGGTTTTTTCGGGGATGAAACTTGGTGTGTTGGGGGAGTAGGTGGCCAGTTCAGCCAGGATCGCAACGCCGGTTGGGGTAGCCGATTCACCGTCAATCGCCTTGGAATACATTTCAAAATTAGATTCGCAGAGAATTTCTGCCGTGGCCGGAGCCGGAACCGGCAGAAGGCCATGGGCACAGCGGACCCAGCCGCTGCCGACATTTATTTTGGAACCATAGACGAGATTCGGTTTCAGCGCGTGGTAACAGATGGCGGCACCGACGATATCAACGATGGAATCCAGGGCACCAACCTCATGAAAATGAACCCGCTCCACCGGAACATTGTGAACCTTGCCTTCAGCCACAGCCACCCGCATAAAAATGGCCAGGGCTGTTGTTTTCACCTCATCTGATAACGTTGATTTTTCGATGATTTCCTTGATATCGTTAAAGTGTCGGTGGTGATGACGATCAGTCTCCAGGATGACGTGACATCGGGTACCTGAAATCCCTTTTTTCATGGTGGACTCGGCTTCAATGCGAAAGCCGTCGAGATTCAGTTTTTGCAGTTCGGTGCTGAGATAAGCCGGATCGATCCCTAAATCAATAAAGGCCCCTAAAACCATATCG
This window encodes:
- a CDS encoding L-2-amino-thiazoline-4-carboxylic acid hydrolase codes for the protein MIKNKKNRDVFKKTRLPNLLDTLIILFGEIKGRFYYNKAVIIFEYELQNIDDRGNKTISKHLRTSILPGYACYHALIECGLAWEVAFAIVEEEIAESALRMRKISEIVSELPFGYALFKLVMKPMLKRGYPKEGWTIKWKEFSRNRVYFHITSCLYCEELSKRDALELCPAFCNSEHVVYDPLTPRVVFQRKWTLAAGNELCDFCFKNGKHVR
- a CDS encoding MBL fold metallo-hydrolase codes for the protein MKTESGNLVVDTGFNQTECFEALSQGLEMLSIDMDRTTLFLTHLHSDHVGLVEKIRSSKTRVIMGETDYRYFEKILDSKTWQEYDKRFLQEGFPEKDLVAQAKINPAIIYAPKKTFEATLLKDDEVFFIGNQEFECVRTPGHTPGHTCLYLKNEKIMFLGDHVLFDITPNITAWPDIEDSLGDYLKSLDSIGDYDIKVPLPAHRKVEISVYERIDQLKQHHEERLAEIIDIIKNKDDQNAYVIASQLKWSMRGKDWSEFPIQQQWFAVGETMSHLDYLRKKGLIYQIEKKQSISYQITTALTEKKDDKK
- the larC gene encoding nickel pincer cofactor biosynthesis protein LarC, with amino-acid sequence MKVLFFDCFSGISGDMVLGAFIDLGIDPAYLSTELQKLNLDGFRIEAESTMKKGISGTRCHVILETDRHHHRHFNDIKEIIEKSTLSDEVKTTALAIFMRVAVAEGKVHNVPVERVHFHEVGALDSIVDIVGAAICYHALKPNLVYGSKINVGSGWVRCAHGLLPVPAPATAEILCESNFEMYSKAIDGESATPTGVAILAELATYSPNTPSFIPEKTGYGFGGKDFGVLNALRIIQGRKSESNTIMVIETNVDDMTGEMAGYVLEILLQNGALDAFYTPVYMKKNRPGIHLTVLSSEANLPLIEELILKETSTIGIRKYPVERTCMHRHFKKIATPLGEVTIKISQHGDIKRATPEYEDVKKIAQESGKSLWEVLEMVEKLK